Proteins encoded by one window of Corythoichthys intestinalis isolate RoL2023-P3 chromosome 20, ASM3026506v1, whole genome shotgun sequence:
- the cul2 gene encoding cullin-2 gives MSLKPRVVDFDETWNKLLSTIKAVVMLDYVERATWNDRFSDIYALCVAYPEPLGERLYTETKVFLENHVRNLYKKVLESEEKVLVMYHRYWEEYSKGADYMDCLYRYLNTQFIKKNKLTEADLQYGYGGVDMNEPLMEIGELALDMWRKLMIEPLQAILIRMLLNEIKNDRCGENPNQKVIHGVINSFVHVEQYKKKFPLKFYQDLFEAEFVTKTGEYYKQEASNLLQESNCSQYMEKVLGRLKDEEMRCRKYLHPSSYAKVINECQQRMVADHLQFLHAECQNIIRQEKRDDMANMYTLLRAVSNGLPHMIQELQAHINNEGIRSTSNLSLENMPTLFVESVLEVHSKFVQLINTVLNGDQHFMSALDKALTSVVNFREPKSICKAPELLAKYCDNLLKKSAKGMTENEVEDKLTSFITVFKYIDDKDIFQKFYARMLAKRLIHGLSLSMDSEEAMINKLKQACGYEFTSKLHRMYTDMSVSADLNNKFNNFIKTGETVVDLGISFQIYVLQAGAWPLTHIPSSTFAIPQELEKSVQMFELFYNQHFSGRKLTWLHYLCTGEVKLIYLSKPYVAMVTTYQMAVLLTFNNSQTVTYKELQDGTQMNEKELQKTIKSLLDVKMLNHNSEKEEIDIESTFSLNMSFVSKRTKFKITTAIQKDTPQEMEQTRSAVDEDRKMYLQAAIVRIMKARKVLRHNALIQEVINQSKARFNPSISMIKKCIEVLIDKQYIERSQTSSDEYSYIA, from the exons ATGTCCCTGAAGCCTCGGGTGGTGGATTTTGACGAGACATGGAACAAGTTGCTATCAACAATCAAAGCTGTTGTGATGCTCGACTATGTGGAAAGAGCCACGTGGAATGACCGTTTCTC TGATATATATGCCTTGTGTGTTGCATACCCTGAGCCCTTAGGTGAGAGATTATACACTGAAACAAAGGTGTTTTTAGAGAATCATGTTCGGAATTtgtacaag AAAGTCTTGGAGTCGGAAGAGAAGGTTTTAGTCATGTACCACAGATACTGGGAAGAATACAGTAAAGGGGCTGACTACATGGACTGTTTGTACAG GTATCTCAACACACAGtttattaagaaaaataaactgACGGAGGCAGACTTACAGTACGGCTACGGGGGAGTGGACATGAACGAGCCACTAATGGAGATTGGAGAG TTGGCGCTTGATATGTGGAGGAAGCTCATGATTGAGCCTCTTCAAGCCATTCTTATCCGGATGTTgctgaatgaaataaaaaa TGACCGTTGTGGTGAGAACCCCAACCAGAAAGTGATCCACGGGGTCATTAACTCCTTCGTTCACGTGGAGCAGTACAAGAAGAAGTTTCCACTAAAG TTTTATCAGGATCTCTTTGAAGCAGAGTTTGTGACCAAAACAGGAGAGTATTATAAACAGGAAGCTTCAAATTTACTTCAAGAATCCAACTGTTCACAGTATATGGAGAAG GTTTTGGGGCGGTTAAAAGATGAAGAGATGCGATGTCGGAAATACCTTCATCCTAGCTCCTATGCCAAAGTTATCAATGAATGCCAGCAGAGGATGGTGGCAGACCATTTGCAGTTCCTCCACGCAGAGTGCCAGAACATCATTCGGCAGGAAAAGCGAGACG ACATGGCCAACATGTACACACTATTGCGAGCTGTGTCCAACGGTTTGCCTCACATGATCCAGGAGTTGCAGGCCCACATCAACAATGAGGGCATTCGTAGCACCAGTAACCTTTCTTTGGAAAAC ATGCCTACCCTATTTGTGGAATCTGTGCTGGAAGTTCATAGTAAATTTGTTCAGCTCATTAACACAGTTCTGAATGGAGACCAACATTTCATGAGTGCGCTCGATAAG GCCTTGACATCTGTGGTAAACTTCAGAGAACCCAAGTCTATCTGTAAAGCCCCAGAGCTG CTGGCCAAGTACTGTGACAATCTGCTAAAGAAGTCTGCAAAGGGAATGACAGAGAATGAAGTGGAAGACAAGCTGACCAGCTTTATCACCGTTTTTAAATACATAGATGACAAAGATATctttcaaaag ttttatgcCAGAATGCTAGCAAAGCGATTAATACACGgtttatcgttgtcaatggactCAGAAGAAGCCATGATTAACAAACTAAAG CAAGCATGTGGCTATGAGTTCACGAGCAAACTTCATAGAATGTACACAGACATGAGTGTAAGCGCTGACCTCAACAACAAGTTCAACAATTTCATCAAGACAGGGGAGACTGTAGTGGACCTTGGTATCAGCTTCCAGATATATGTACTACAG GCTGGAGCATGGCCACTCACGCACATCCCCTCTTCCACATTCGCCATCCCACAAGAGCTAGAGAAGAGTGTCCAGATG TTTGAGTTGTTCTATAATCAGCACTTCAGTGGAAGGAAATTGACCTGGCTACACTACCTCTGCACAG GTGAAGTGAAGCTGATCTACCTTTCGAAGCCCTACGTCGCAATGGTCACCACCTATCAGATGGCTGTGCTTCTCACATTCAATAACAGCCAGACGGTGACATACAAAGAATTGCAGGATGGTACGCAGATGAACGAGAAAGAGCTACAGAAGACCATCAAGTCTCTGTTGGATGTAAAGATGCTTAACCACAACTCAGAAAAG gAGGAGATTGATATTGAGTCCACGTTTTCTCTGAATATGTCTTTCGTAAGTAAAAGAACAAAATTCAAGATCACGACTGCAATTCAGAAGGATACACCACAG GAGATGGAACAGACGAGGAGTGCTGTTGATGAGGACCGCAAAATGTATTTACAAGCTGCTATAGTTAGAATAATGAAGGCCCGCAAGGTGCTCAGACATAATGCTCTCATACAGGAG GTCATCAATCAGTCCAAAGCCAGGTTCAACCCCAGTATCAGTATGATCAAGAAGTGCATAGAAGTGCTCATCGACAAGCAGTACATCGAGCGAAGCCAAACCTCTTCTGATGAGTACAGCTATATCGCCTAG